A window of the Henckelia pumila isolate YLH828 chromosome 3, ASM3356847v2, whole genome shotgun sequence genome harbors these coding sequences:
- the LOC140892575 gene encoding cytochrome P450 CYP72A219-like — MWGKGQQMDVKLSSIIISLIVVSFSILAVRVLHWVWFKPKRLEKFLRKQGFNGNQYRFLLGDMKDFIRAMKQEQPKSIDFSNDDISSHILPYYHQIIAKYGKNSIVWMGPSPRLNITDPELIKEILTKPKEFHKPVPDPIGKTIVGGLLYLEDDQWATRRKIVNPAFHMEKLKSVVGPICLSCSHMIEKWESLASGGEKSTREIDVWPYIEDLSGDVISRTAFGISHGEGRKIFELQREQVKLALKVMLFSFIPGWRHFPTKTNRRMKSVVGEIHSLLKGIINQREKATERGESFNDDLLGILMESNLKEIQEHGNNNMGMSIEDVIEECKLFYFAGSETTSNLLAWTMVLLSKHQDWQARAREEVLLVFGRKEPTVDGLNQLKIVTMILQEVLRLYPAVPVIVRAAAKMAKLGNMDLPSGVQLTLLIGLLHRDPKIWGDDANVFKPERFSEGISSATNTKHFSYIPFSSGPRVCIGQNFSMIQAKIAMAMILQHFKFELSASYKHAPFSVITLQPQHGVPLILQKL; from the exons ATGTGGGGAAAAGGGcagcaaatggatgtgaaactAAGCTCAATCATCATCTCCCTCATTGTAGTGTCATTCTCAATACTAGCTGTGAGGGTGCTGCATTGGGTTTGGTTCAAGCCCAAGAGGCTGGAGAAATTCTTGAGGAAACAAGGGTTCAATGGGAATCAATACAGGTTTTTACTAGGTGATATGAAAGACTTCATAAGGGCCATGAAACAAGAGCAGCCCAAATCAATTGATTTTTCCAATGACGACATTTCATCTCATATTCTCCCATATTACCACCAAATCATTGCCAAGTATG GCAAAAACTCTATTGTATGGATGGGACCTTCACCAAGATTGAATATCACTGATCCTGAGCTCATAAAGGAGATTCTAACCAAACCCAAGGAATTTCACAAGCCAGTTCCAGACCCTATAGGTAAAACTATTGTGGGAGGACTTCTTTATCTTGAGGATGATCAATGGGCGACACGTAGGAAAATCGTCAATCCGGCCTTCCATATGGAGAAGTTGAag AGTGTGGTAGGGCCAATTTGTCTGAGTTGTTCTCACATGATAGAGAAATGGGAATCGTTGGCTTCCGGCGGTGAAAAAAGCACAAGGGAGATTGATGTCTGGCCTTATATTGAAGACTTATCCGGCGACGTGATTTCGCGGACTGCATTTGGAATTAGTCATGGAGAAGGTAGAAAGATATTTGAGCTTCAAAGGGAACAAGTTAAACTTGCTCTCAAAGTCATGCTGTTCTCTTTTATCCCAGGGTGGAG ACATTTTCCAACCAAAACAAACAGAAGAATGAAATCAGTAGTCGGAGAAATCCATTCCTTGCTGAAAGGAATCATTAACCAAAGAGAGAAAGCGACTGAAAGAGGAGAAAGCTTCAACGACGACTTATTAGGCATTTTAATGGAATCTAACTTAAAAGAAATCCAAGAACATGGAAACAATAACATGGGAATGAGTATAGAAGATGTTATCGAAGAGTGCAAGCTGTTCTACTTCGCCGGCTCGGAGACTACGTCTAATTTGCTGGCATGGACGATGGTGTTGCTGAGCAAACACCAGGATTGGCAGGCTCGCGCGAGAGAGGAGGTTTTGCTAGTTTTTGGAAGGAAGGAACCAACTGTAGATGGACTGAACCAACTTAAAATT GTAACCATGATTCTCCAAGAGGTTCTGAGGTTGTACCCAGCCGTTCCGGTAATAGTTCGAGCAGCCGCAAAGATGGCTAAACTGGGAAACATGGATCTTCCATCAGGGGTACAGCTGACCCTTCTGATTGGATTACTCCACCGCGATCCAAAGATATGGGGAGACGACGCCAATGTATTCAAACCAGAGAGATTTTCGGAAGGAATTTCGAGcgcaacaaacacaaaacacttCTCCTACATACCATTCAGCTCTGGTCCTCGAGTCTGTATCGGCCAGAACTTTTCGATGATTCAGGCAAAAATAGCTATGGCCATGATATTGCAACACTTCAAATTCGAGCTGTCGGCCTCTTACAAGCATGCTCCCTTCTCAGTCATCACTCTCCAGCCACAGCATGGTGTTCCTCTCATACTGCAAAAGCTCTAA
- the LOC140887336 gene encoding uncharacterized protein, with the protein MSKRILKIAFFLPTPIASSFKCSYRLLSTDYNLQGLIGPQEIGVSEATANYPAQNLSAQDFSFLRDSISEAKLEDFESRKCSKEAFSIISALKNYNDMLGEKSQKFLRQFREKLDENLVVDVLTNVQNSELGVKFFMWAGRQIGYTHTLAVYDALLELLGCNKNDDRVPDYFFLELKDGDREVLGTLLNVFIRKCCQNGMWNLALQELGRLKEFGFKPSRLTYNALIRVFLDAGKLDTAFLLYREMSYSGFKMHIDILGRFLYLLCKVGKWRDALNLIDEEEAVPDTVIYTKMIMGLCEGSLFEEAMEFLNRMRSDACVPNLVTYKILLCGCLNKGKLGRCKRILSMMITEGCYPSPKIFCSLVHAYCKSGDHAYAYKLFKKMEDCGFKPGYLVYNIFIGNICGNENLPSPEVFDLAEKAYTEMVDAGIVLNRVNVSNFARCLCEVGKPEKAYGVISEMVRNGFIVEPGTYNKIIGFLCDCSKVDKAFLLFQEMRRNGTVPNVHTYSILIDRFCKAGLIQQARRWFDEMMREGCSPNVVTYTAIIHAYLKARKISKANELFELMLSQGCPPNIVTFTALIDGYCKAGDLAKACSIYENMRGNGDADDLLLYFEIADDSSKEPNVITYGALIDGLCKAHRVGEARNLLDTMIANHCEPNEVVYDALIDGFCKVGKLDEAQEVFAKMSERGYSPNVYTYSSLIDRLFKDKRLDLALKVLAKMLECSCPPNVVTYTAMIDGLCKVGKTDEAYKLMLMMDEKGCNPNVVTYTAMIDGFGKAGKVDRSLELVQEMVRKGCAPNYITYRVLINHCCGADRLDEAYQLLQEMKQIHWPSYLANYRKVVEGYSKELILSLQLVDEIGKDDSTPLAPAYKILIDSFQKAGRLETAFELLKEFKLFPVFSSTAMNVYSSLIGSLSSSHRVDKAFELYADMMERGEIPELAVFVDLIKGLIKADRWTDALLLSESLCYMDVQWLSKECALK; encoded by the exons ATGAGCAAAAGAATACTGAAAATTGCTTTCTTCTTGCCAACGCCAATCGCTTCCTCATTCAAGTGCTCCTACAGATTACTAAGCACTGATTATAATCTTCAAGGATTGATAGGCCCGCAAGAAATTGGCGTCTCCGAGGCAACTGCgaactatccggcccaaaaccTTTCAGCTCAAGACTTTTCATTTTTAAGGGATTCCATTTCCGAAGCTAAACTCGAAGATTTTGAGTCGCGTAAGTGTTCAAAGGAAGCGTTTTCGATAATATCtgctttaaaaaattataatgacATGTTGGGAGAGAAGTCCCAGAAATTCTTGAGACAGTTTAGAGAGAAATTGGACGAGAATTTAgtggttgatgttttgacaaATGTTCAAAATTCGGAATTGGGTGTCAAATTTTTTATGTGGGCCGGCAGGCAAATAGGATATACTCATACTTTAGCTGTTTATGACGCTTTGCTAGAGCTGTTAGGCTGCAATAAGAACGACGACCGAGTTCCGGATTATTTTTTCCTTGAACTGAAAGACGGCGATAGAGAAGTGCTTGGGACGTTGCTTAATGTGTTTATTCGCAAGTGTTGCCAAAATGGGATGTGGAATTTGGCTTTACAGGAGTTGGGAAGGCTCAAGGAGTTTGGGTTCAAACCGTCAAGATTGACTTATAATGCGTTGATCCGGGTGTTCTTGGATGCAGGCAAGTTGGATACTGCTTTTTTGCTTTATAGAGAgatgtcatattcaggttttAAGATGCACATTGATATTTTAGGTCGCTTTTTGTATCTTTTGTGTAAAGTGGGGAAATGGAGGGATGCCCTTAATTTAATAGATGAGGAAGAGGCCGTCCCTGATACCGTGATTTATACAAAAATGATTATGGGGTTGTGCGAGGGTTCTCTTTTTGAGGAGGCTATGGAATTTTTGAATAGGATGCGGTCAGATGCATGTGTTCCTAATCTTGTAACATACAAAATTTTACTTTGTGGATGCCTGAATAAAGGGAAGTTGGGAAGGTGTAAAAGAATTCTTAGCATGATGATTACGGAAGGTTGTTAtccgagtccaaaaattttttgTTCTCTTGTCCATGCATACTGCAAATCTGGAGACCATGCCTATGCCTACAAATTGTTCAAGAAAATGGAGGATTGCGGTTTTAAGCCTGGTTATCTGGTGTACAACATATTCATTGGAAATATTTGTGGCAATGAGAACTTGCCAAGTCCAGAAGTGTTCGATTTGGCTGAAAAAGcttatactgagatggttgatgCTGGAATAGTACTTAACAGGGTCAATGTCAGCAATTTTGCCCGTTGCCTTTGTGAGGTCGGGAAGCCTGAGAAAGCGTATGGTGTAATTTCTGAAATGGTGCGTAATGGATTCATAGTGGAACCTGGCACATATAACAAAATCATTGGGTTTCTCTGTGATTGCTCAAAAGTAGACAAagcttttttattatttcaggAAATGAGAAGGAATGGCACCGTGCCAAATGTCCACACTTATTCAATTCTGATAGACAGGTTCTGTAAAGCTGGCCTCATTCAGCAAGCTCGTCGCTGGTTTGATGAGATGATGAGGGAGGGATGTAGCCCCAACGTGGTGACATATACAGCAATTATACATGCTTACCTTAAAGCAAGAAAAATATCCAAAGCCAATGAGCTATTTGAGTTGATGTTGTCACAAGGATGTCCCCCAAATATTGTCACGTTTACTGCTTTGATTGACGGGTACTGCAAAGCTGGAGATTTAGCGAAGGCTTGCTCAATTTACGAAAACATGAGGGGTAATGGGGATGCCGATGATTTACTCCTTTATTTTGAAATTGCTGATGACAGTAGTAAGGAGCCTAATGTTATAACATACGGAGCTTTGATTGATGGTTTATGCAAAGCACACAGAGTTGGAGAGGCCCGCAATCTTTTGGATACAATGATAGCCAATCACTGTGAACCTAATGAGGTTGTTTATGATGCACTTATTGATGGATTTTGCAAGGTTGGCAAGCTAGATGAAGCACAGGAAGTATTTGCTAAGATGTCAGAACGTGGATACAGTCCAAATGTTTATACCTACAGCTCCTTAATTGATAGATTGTTTAAAGATAAACGTTTGGATCTTGCTTTAAAAGTATTGGCAAAAATGCTTGAATGTTCCTGCCCACCCAATGTTGTTACATACACAGCGATGATAGATGGTCTCTGTAAAGTTGGGAAGACAGATGAGGCATACAAACTGATGTTGATGATGGATGAAAAGGGTTGTAATCCGAATGTTGTGACTTATACTGCCATGATAGATGGCTTTGGAAAGGCCGGTAAAGTTGATAGAAGCCTTGAACTAGTCCAGGAGATGGTCCGCAAGGGATGTGCTCCTAATTACATCACCTATAGGGTTTTAATAAACCATTGTTGTGGTGCTGACCGTCTGGATGAGGCTTACCAACTTCTGCAGGAGATGAAGCAAATCCATTGGCCTAGTTACTTGGCAAATTATCGTAAGGTCGTGGAAGGCTATTCTAAGGAGTTGATACTAAGCCTTCAATTAGTAGATGAAATTGGTAAAGATGATTCAACACCCCTTGCTCCGGCTTACAAAATTTTGATTGATAGCTTTCAGAAGGCTGGGAGACTGGAAACTGCTTTTGAGCTGCTTAAAGAGTTTAAATTATTTCCTGTCTTTTCATCCACTGCCATGAATGTGTATTCTTCTTTAATTGGAAGCCTCTCCTCTTCACATAGAGTTGACAAGGCATTTGAGCTATATGCAGATATGATGGAAAGAGGAGAAATTCCTGAATTGGCTGTCTTTGTTGATCTTATCAAAGGACTTATAAAAGCTGACAGATGGACTGATGCACTTCTACTCTCAGAAAGCTTGTGTTACATG GATGTTCAATGGTTGTCAAAAGAGTGTGCATTAAAATAA